Sequence from the Solanum stenotomum isolate F172 unplaced genomic scaffold, ASM1918654v1 scaffold29099, whole genome shotgun sequence genome:
AAAAATATTCATGTtataaataagagaaaaaatttTGTTACTAAAGTAATAAGAGGACGTCGGCCTGACAAAACACATCACAGTAAagtcaaaataatatgatatcaaataataacttattgataaaataaattcaaagtcaatgaaaaagaaataaatattgcaCACGCATTTGGTAGTTGTAAATTTAGTTATTGCCGTATGCTACTTAATCGATACGTGTTTCAAAAAATAGATTTGTATCATTTAACTACAAttattaatcataaaaaaaaaaaactaaaaacgGTAGATCTCATGCTAAAATGCTGAAAATATTTACTTACCAATCAACCTAAATACACTATTTTAATTTGGGAGTGTATGGGTGGGATGAAAGATattaattttccttaatttgtttatttgatttggttgagtgatttttgaagaaagaaaacaaaagtcataagttgagtgattttattgatacaaaataaagtttaatgactttacAATATAAATTCGCATAGTTGAGTGGCCTTTTAAGATATCAACTCaaataattaaccaaatatttaattaaagcaaaatcttttttttttagacgattttcgaatatttataaaatatactaatttacatacataattatgtaaaacatactgttatttaaaaattataacaagtgACAAACTATTTGAAACAACTTAcaaattattcttatttattttattttattttttgaaattgctaaaattaattactttaaatcatttgaaaattaagaagctcgaaattaattattatcggggagggtcaaaattaggtgtcaacaatGAGCATGATCCTTCAAGTACTATTCTCTTTCTTCATCCTTCATTCCTAATACACAATTCCCAAAAAATACACCACAgattaacaaaattaaactttttaacAAGAAATACCTTTGGTAGattaagtgtttacttgtgcaCAGTCAAAGTTGAAGGGTGTAAATGTCAGCtgaaaccaaattaaaatacatatttatgtaCTATGCCTTTTACATATGATACTTAGAAGGCAACTAGGACTCTATATTTactctatatattttttatttttaccattATGAATTTATTACCAAAGTTACGAAGGATTCAATAATGTATGTTTTTCAGTGATGTCAATTTCtactttattgttgtttaaCACCATCGAATTTGAATCAATTATCAGTATCAACCTTGTGTAAATAAAGTTTTCATTGACAGTGGATATTATTGGGTTTAGCAAgaaggtgtgaatgggaaataaaaagagaaaatgaaaagtcattgcaaaagtgcaaatgaaaggtcatttttaccatattggtagaagaaaggaaattgttgtccttatattaggaaacacttcctttagttcttaaagggttaagaagaaggtgcccccttGCGCTGTCGTCGTTGCTCGCTCGGCTTcggatttggcaaatgatgtgattgattgataatatttttggacaaaatttatttaatcaatcttgttaaatcatttcctttctcttagaaattaattcagaatgttaattaaataacataattaatttggcgcaactgaatttatttgaaattcacgtgtaacggtaatccttccgaaaagtcgttacttttcccaaacggtaatccttccgaaaagtcgttacttttcccaaaggacacaatgttctggaaaaaaaagaagggtcTGAACAAATTTTTCTGAACAGACGCgttccttgctgcaaatggctataaataagaggtctttttcgttttttaaaacactgaaaattttttctctctgcatacattttcttacataaataaaattgtcgatcgactgagtctgtgtgtgctcttgttgctgttcttgcgttcgctgaagttattgaagtttgaggtaccgctacttctctaacaggttaatccattttatcttgggaggaattaatctgtaacctcgggtacagtgaggggattaaatttcttaaggaaacacagtggtttCTGTGGACTTGGATTAAAACATTCTGTCTATTTCATCTATTTtctgtttttgtatttttgactaacctgaatacaagagataacaaatattagttaaactcaaaaataaatcaatccaTCAAACTCTGTGCAATTGTAAATTTCATGGGGTGCCCTTTTTCGTGGTTACCTAAATGATGGATTTAAACGATACGATATAATAGAacttaagtaacaatcaaaacaaatatcgTATTTAGactaaaaatacaatacaatgggtaacaaccatccaagcTTACAAGCCTTTTTTATCACTATTGTGAAAACAAAATAGGAAGAAGATAATAATGGAAGATGGAAATGAACATACCTTTGgaataatttgaagttgaaactcATAATTTCCCAAGTTCTCTTAGCACTATTCTCTACAGAAGAGCTGCAATCGTctattttgatcaatttttgtGTCATTATATCTCCAATACTCCCCGGAATCTCCTCTAGTTCATACAACCGATCCAGTAATAGCTGCTCAAGCATAGGAAAATTATCACTACCAACTTCCCACCTTTCCAGATCTGCTTCACAAAttaatagatattttaatttgcgAAACACAACATCTTCATCTACTTTCCAATCTGTTCCAGAAAATGCATACTCCCCTTTGATCACCTCAAGATTAGGTAAATTAGCCAGCAAATTCACAACTTCCCATGGTACATAAGTACCTAACAATATCAATTTCTTGATATTAGGacttaatttcttgattttacAAGACAAAATATCTACAGAGAAAATGTTCACGTCAATGTTCTCCAGCTTTATGACTAGCGTCTCCAGCTCCtctagaaaaattagaaaatcaagaattgcaGGCCACTCAGGTTGATCAGAATCATCTATAAACTATAGCTTTTTTAGATTGGGAGTTCTTCTTATGATTTCCACAATAAAAGGAGAGTTATAGAGATAAAGATTTTGCAAGTTATTGAGAAACAAAGGATTTTCTGCCTCAAGAGGATTAGATATATTAGCTATGAGGAAACTCTCTTGGTCTGTTGATACCGATATTTCTTTAATGAATTATGGTCTGTAGATTTCTCAATTTGTCTAGTGAAAGAGCTTCCTCAATTCTTGCAGCAACATATCTCAAATGTACAAGCTCAGGTATTACACTAGAGAAATCTAACCAAACTGTTAATACGTCCAACACCTTAAGCAACTTGAACTCTGAAAAAATGGAACAAATCCCTTCTGGAAAATCGGAGTACTGAAAATATTGCATTGAAATAAAGGTACGAGCTATACTTGTTATACCATTGCTATGCATTGGAGGATAAACTTGCTTCTGTTCAAGTTTAGACAGAAGGATCACTCGCCGTTGATCATCTATGGCTTCTAATAAGAACATGGGAACATTCCCATTCATGATATGCACAACATTTTCAGTATGAGCTTCACTTAGGCATAGTTGCCGAAGAAGATCGTGAATTTTGCAACTTCTCATCCTTCCATTAGCACTTTGTCTACCAATCAAAATTAGACTTCTATCAATCAACTCTTGTAGATACTCCTCTGCCACCACTTCTAATCTTTTATTGTTTCTTGCCTTTACGAATTGCTCAGCAATCCATAGCCTAATCAACCTGGAAACATTAATCTCTCTGTCTTCTGGAAAACCTCCAACATAGAGAAAACAAGCCTTCAATTATTGGGGCAAGTAGTTGTAGCTCAAAGAAAGAATTGATTGGCATCGTTTGGACACCGTACCAAAGAACGAGTTCAGATTTTCCTCAACCCTCTTCCATTTTTACTACAAGTCCAGCAATGACAACCACCGAGAGAGGTAATCCTTGACATTGCTGTACAATATGCTTCCCTGTTTCTTCTAGGTGAGGTGGACAAGGGtcttttttgaataatttttcgGTGAATAGATTCCAACTATCATTAAGACTTAGAAAAGACTTAATATGAGGTGGAAAATCAGGATAACTGACACAATCAGCAACATACTTGAACCGAGTGGTTAATAGAATTCGGCTTCTATTGTCATCATTTGAAAATGTTCTTTGCATTTGGTCCCATGCCTCAGTACTCCAAATATCATCTATGACAGTT
This genomic interval carries:
- the LOC125851730 gene encoding putative late blight resistance protein homolog R1A-10, coding for MQRTFSNDDNRSRILLTTRFKYVADCVSYPDFPPHIKSFLSLNDSWNLFTEKLFKKDPCPPHLEETGKHIVQQCQGLPLSVVVIAGLACFLYVGGFPEDREINVSRLIRLWIAEQFVKARNNKRLEVVAEEYLQELIDRSLILIGRQSANGRMRSCKIHDLLRQLCLSEAHTENVVHIMNGNVPMFLLEAIDDQRRVILLSKLEQKQVYPPMHSNEELETLVIKLENIDVNIFSVDILSCKIKKLSPNIKKLILLGTYVPWEVVNLLANLPNLEVIKGEYAFSGTDWKVDEDVVFRKLKYLLICEADLERWEVGSDNFPMLEQLLLDRLYELEEIPGSIGDIMTQKLIKIDDCSSSVENSAKRTWEIMSFNFKLFQRLVKNTKTENR